The proteins below come from a single Candidatus Poribacteria bacterium genomic window:
- a CDS encoding zf-HC2 domain-containing protein has product MPKCIKSEGQAIDYVYKLLSPEEEEPFEEHLKNCPDCTEAVQSYDTVLQLTDKAQAEVNVPELALQDIEMNVYKRLAATHEQTLFSRIRSHIANIRSPFGWYKTAAASSIAVALIAAVIFIGKPFQPEPTLQLPETQSAYARIEQYRQQDIQRNLEEALITHHLRNDSWETESRLHRMKEQAQGTNWTKVADAHLQNLSSNN; this is encoded by the coding sequence ATGCCTAAATGTATAAAATCCGAAGGGCAAGCCATTGATTATGTTTACAAACTTCTGTCGCCAGAAGAAGAGGAGCCCTTCGAGGAACATCTCAAGAACTGCCCGGACTGTACCGAAGCAGTTCAATCCTACGACACTGTGCTTCAGCTGACAGATAAGGCACAGGCAGAAGTAAACGTGCCTGAACTTGCCCTCCAAGATATTGAAATGAATGTGTACAAACGGCTCGCAGCGACACACGAGCAGACGCTATTTTCACGCATTCGCTCCCACATTGCAAACATCAGGTCGCCCTTCGGTTGGTATAAAACCGCTGCGGCAAGCAGTATCGCCGTCGCTTTGATTGCCGCTGTCATATTCATTGGAAAACCATTTCAACCAGAACCGACGTTGCAACTGCCCGAAACGCAATCCGCTTATGCTCGGATTGAGCAATACCGTCAGCAGGACATCCAACGAAATCTGGAAGAGGCATTGATTACACACCACCTGCGAAATGATTCATGGGAAACAGAAAGCCGACTTCACCGAATGAAAGAACAAGCTCAGGGCACAAATTGGACGAAGGTTGCGGATGCACATCTTCAGAACCTCTCTTCAAACAATTAA
- a CDS encoding sigma-70 family RNA polymerase sigma factor, whose translation MDKLIDDEMLVSQFQSGRQNAFDELMKRYKSKIFSYLLRSVRNYEDAEDITIEVFFKAYRALETWQPKAKFSTWLYKIASNLAIDYHRSKTRHPVYALEDMEVPEANLVANDLYSDPVKQLEDQERGRIIREAVDQLSPKQKAVFMLSRYEGLQLKEVAETLDMAEGTVKIHLHRAVKRLQTLLRPLWENNEI comes from the coding sequence ATGGACAAATTGATTGACGATGAAATGTTAGTCTCTCAGTTCCAATCGGGTCGCCAAAACGCCTTTGATGAGTTGATGAAACGTTACAAATCAAAGATTTTCTCGTATCTTCTGCGCTCAGTCAGAAACTATGAGGACGCTGAAGATATCACCATCGAAGTCTTCTTTAAGGCGTACCGCGCGCTGGAGACTTGGCAACCGAAAGCCAAATTTTCAACGTGGCTTTACAAAATTGCGTCCAATCTCGCTATCGATTACCACCGTTCAAAAACGCGACACCCCGTCTATGCATTGGAAGACATGGAAGTTCCTGAAGCGAACCTCGTTGCGAACGATTTATACAGTGACCCGGTCAAACAATTGGAAGATCAGGAACGCGGGCGTATCATCCGCGAGGCAGTCGATCAACTCTCGCCGAAACAGAAAGCCGTCTTTATGCTAAGTCGATATGAAGGCTTGCAACTTAAAGAGGTCGCTGAAACCCTCGATATGGCAGAAGGGACCGTGAAGATTCACCTTCACCGAGCCGTTAAACGGCTGCAAACGTTATTACGACCCCTCTGGGAAAACAATGAAATCTAA
- a CDS encoding tetratricopeptide repeat protein, with product METRSRLILLPYVLLILFLCPFAHAHLDEVHTLVEAGDYAEANKKLEALAESTKEIEVKSWCYYHIGEIYYNYTHQYTKAVEAYNTILNLEEEGLPPEEVYLAIIKKGDVHSRMGNYQEAIQTYDKLIKLAPASHFVHKTGLQKIRDINTALADLREQQRIMIQYKGTPLAAIAQFQIAELYRNPSQLNQPEKAIAEYESLLEAHPNAIMAPEARWRIAHVRHTVLNQSARAMATYRKVIDDYPTSNFAAEALFQMANIHRKTGKYSLAIPIFEKLKQKYPNFWNMHAVLYWTGVCYEKSLNHPKAIEAFETFLHAYLPQLDPGYLGQISMHDKSIPEVSTEIGKKIEQLAEQMAEVELKRLETAHADRNFPEALNIARNLIARAPHTPQAEQAAEQLPTLQQLTAIENLREQLQNRELTPIEAARARLQIGTIYERKPLQDHPKAIAAYQEVSEHHPDSIHAAEALYRSGLIYADQLSVPNEAIQSYKWVIEKHPNTLQAMMANFQLGELYRSLHRYNEALQAYETTIGYPERDRYLAGGYKDSFADRAQFRIGRVHYDDRRYNEARFAFEEFIQNRLQSPRLAAAYVYLAAINENQGQTAQASYYYERAEEHLTDNYIQMTMLIEEVSDLGNLQTTDPDAVMRSLESKRRQLK from the coding sequence ATGGAAACGCGAAGTAGACTTATACTTCTCCCATACGTGCTTCTAATTCTTTTCTTGTGTCCGTTTGCTCACGCGCACCTTGACGAGGTGCACACCTTAGTTGAGGCGGGAGACTATGCGGAAGCCAACAAGAAACTTGAAGCACTTGCCGAATCGACGAAAGAGATTGAGGTGAAAAGTTGGTGCTACTACCATATCGGCGAAATCTATTATAATTATACGCACCAGTACACCAAGGCGGTTGAGGCTTACAACACAATTCTGAATCTTGAAGAGGAGGGACTTCCGCCAGAGGAAGTCTACCTCGCCATCATCAAAAAAGGCGATGTCCATAGCCGCATGGGCAACTATCAGGAGGCTATCCAAACCTACGATAAACTGATTAAACTTGCCCCAGCCTCACACTTTGTGCACAAAACCGGCTTGCAGAAAATTAGGGACATTAATACCGCGCTCGCTGACCTCAGGGAGCAGCAGCGCATTATGATCCAGTACAAAGGTACGCCACTCGCTGCTATCGCTCAATTCCAGATAGCTGAACTCTACCGGAACCCTTCCCAACTCAATCAACCCGAAAAGGCGATAGCAGAGTACGAGTCCCTTTTGGAAGCGCATCCCAACGCAATTATGGCACCAGAAGCCAGATGGCGCATCGCACACGTCCGGCATACCGTTCTCAACCAATCAGCCCGAGCGATGGCAACATACAGAAAAGTCATTGACGATTATCCGACCAGCAACTTCGCTGCGGAAGCACTCTTCCAAATGGCAAACATCCATCGTAAAACTGGGAAGTATTCGTTGGCGATTCCTATATTTGAGAAACTGAAACAGAAATATCCCAACTTCTGGAATATGCACGCTGTCCTCTACTGGACAGGTGTTTGCTATGAGAAAAGCCTGAACCATCCGAAAGCGATAGAGGCTTTTGAAACGTTCCTTCATGCCTATCTACCACAACTCGACCCAGGGTATTTAGGGCAGATCTCTATGCATGATAAGAGTATACCTGAAGTAAGCACAGAAATTGGTAAGAAGATTGAGCAACTCGCAGAACAGATGGCGGAAGTGGAATTAAAACGATTGGAGACTGCACACGCAGATCGAAACTTTCCCGAGGCGCTCAATATCGCACGAAACCTCATTGCGAGGGCACCGCATACACCTCAGGCAGAACAAGCGGCGGAACAACTCCCCACACTGCAACAACTCACAGCCATCGAAAATCTGCGTGAGCAACTTCAAAACCGAGAGCTTACCCCTATAGAAGCGGCACGCGCACGGTTGCAAATCGGTACCATCTACGAACGGAAACCCTTGCAGGACCATCCAAAAGCAATTGCGGCATACCAAGAGGTATCAGAACATCACCCCGATTCAATCCATGCTGCTGAGGCACTCTACCGTAGTGGGCTTATCTATGCGGATCAACTCTCTGTCCCCAACGAAGCGATCCAGTCTTACAAATGGGTTATCGAAAAGCATCCGAACACTTTGCAGGCGATGATGGCAAATTTCCAACTCGGTGAACTCTACAGAAGCCTGCACCGCTACAACGAAGCCCTACAAGCCTATGAAACCACGATTGGCTATCCAGAACGGGATCGGTATCTCGCAGGGGGATATAAGGACAGTTTCGCCGATAGAGCACAGTTTCGGATTGGACGCGTTCATTACGATGACAGACGTTACAACGAGGCTCGCTTTGCTTTCGAGGAGTTCATTCAAAATCGGCTCCAGTCCCCACGTCTCGCTGCTGCTTATGTCTACCTCGCCGCCATAAACGAAAATCAGGGTCAAACCGCGCAAGCTTCCTATTATTACGAAAGAGCGGAAGAGCACCTCACGGATAATTATATCCAAATGACGATGCTCATAGAGGAAGTCAGTGATCTCGGAAATCTGCAAACTACGGATCCAGATGCGGTGATGCGATCACTCGAAAGCAAGCGAAGACAGCTTAAATAA